The DNA window TATTAATCAAATTATGTGTTATGGACATGACTTTAGGATGAAATGAAGAGAGGTGATACCCCGAAATCAATTCAGTGTTACATGAATGAAACAGGAGCTTtggaagaagaagcaagagatCACATAGACTATTTGATTAGTGAAATATGGAAGAAGCTTAATGAAGAACAGTTTGGTGCAGATTCTCTTTGGCCTCCAGTTTTTAAGGAAATGGCACTTAACATCGTAAGGACTGCCCATGTCATGTATTTATATGGTGATGGTCATGCCAGTCAAGATCACAATATTCAGGATCGAATGGAATCATTGTTCGTTACACCCATCCCTTGAAACAATAATTAATGTTAGGATTTTCACGTAAGTATTGTAATTAGCACTATATGATTTGGattgcaatatatatatttcagaataatatatatgtttagttTCTACAACTACTACTCGCATGCTTGCTCCAAGTCCTTATCCCCAGCCTTATCAATTTCTAAGCATTGATTTGTGTATCAATAATTTTCTGTTCTCTGCTTTTCGCCCACAAAACGCTATAAAGTCCAGCAACCAACAGAATCACACCTAAAATACTGCAATAATTAAACACAAGATTACACTTGTGCTATAAGTCAAATACTGAAATTGTGCTTTACAAGAGACAGGTTGATGGAGAATTATCTATGGGCAATTGGGATGGGATTTGAGCCTCAATTTGGGTACATGAGGAGAATGGACACTAAGCTCCATCAAATACTAACAGCAGTTGATGATGTTTATGACATCTACGGTACCTTGGACGAGCTTGAGCTTTTCACGGATGTTATTCGGAGGTTAGTTTTTGTATAAATTCTATTCCAATGCAATGTGATGCATGTGTCTTAACTATTACTATTGAACAGATGGGATATCGATGCAATTGAGCAGCTCCCAGACTACATGAAGATGGTATTTTTCAGTGTCTACCATGCCGTGAACGGGACTGCTTTTACTGCTCTTAAGGAACAAGGACTTAACATCATTCCTTGCTTAAAGAAAGTGGTTAGTACTGCCTAATACTTTGTACAATTCATCCTTTCGGCATTCTGTTTGTGTtgtgtataaatatatacgttttttTGATGCTTCAGTGGGGAGCTTTAAGCAAAAGTTACCACATAGAAGCGAAGTGGTTTTATAACGGATACAAGCCAACTCTAGCAGAATACCTGAAAAATGGATGGGTTTCAGTGACACTACCAATAATACTTATCAGTGCTTATTTGGTGTCAAGTCCACTATCCAAAGAGGTCCTGGAAAGTTTGCCAGAATATCCAGATTTTATCCGTCACGCATCGATGATCATACGAATGGTAGATGATATCAGGACTTCTGCGGTATGGAATCTGATTGATCTACTCTTAAGCTATTGAATACGCAGGATATCGAATTGaatcaataataataacaaacaaacacTTAACACCAACTTAAGACATATCAACAAGGAagctttagagtgtgtttggattgagggatttggagggaagggaagggaagggaagggaaagggaaagggaagggaaggaaggaaagggaagagaatggaagggaaaatatatttctctctcatgtttggatagataaaaaaggaaggaaagaaaagtagtttaatttactagtttatccttattttttatgtttaagtattatgttcaagggtaaaataggttttaaacttataactaacttaattagtaatctcttccctccaaatgactccattttgggaggaaagaattttgacaaaaatttaatgaaattttcctcccaaatcccctcaaatccctcttctcaattttttataatctatctaaacaagagaattgaaaaaaaactccatctctcttctcttccctcccctccaaatccctcaatccaaacacactatagTGATTTCATTCGGGCATATGATCGAACATTTGGAAGAGActgtttataaataaaaaaaaacatttggaaGACTCTTCCTCTCTATGGGCCTAATCTTGTATATTCGGCCCCTCGCATAACATGCGTTACATGATTTGGTGGAGTTGGGCTCGACTAGGGTTCCTATTTATGGGCCTAGAATGCCTATTTGGGCCATCTATCACATTAGTTGCATCACTGACCTCTATAAACACTAACAGACCCGTACTTGATATTCTGCCTACCTTGTTAGTTGTTATTTACTTGAGCCATTCATATTCCAAAACATTCATCGACTGGTGTAGTTTGGCTGAATAAGGCCATATTCACCGCACTAATCTTTGATTTGACCTACAATTTTGTTATCTGCAATATTAATCAAATTATGTTATGGACATTATTTCGGGATGAAATGAAGAGAGACGATACCCCGAAATCAATTCAGTGTTACATGAACGAAACAGGAGTTTcggaagaagaagcaagagatCACATAGACTATTTGATTAGTGAAATATGGAAGAAGCTTAATGAAGAACATCACAAGGACTGCCCATGTCATGTATTTATATGGTGATGGTCATGCTAGTCAAGATCACAATGTTCGGGCTCGCATGGAGTCATTGTTTGTTACACCCATCCCTTAAAACAATAATTAATGTTCGGATTTTCACATAAGTATTGTAATTAGCACTATATGATTTGGATTgcaatatatatttcaaaataatatatatgtttagttTCCACAACTACTACTACTTGCATGCTTGCTCCAAGTCCTGATCCCCAGCCTTATCAGCTTCTAAGCATTGATTTTGTGTATCAATAATTTTCTGTTCTTTGCTCTTCGCCCACAAAACGCTATAAAGTCCAGCAACCAACAGAATCCCACCTAAAATACTGCAATAATTAAACACAAGATTACACATGTGCTATAAGTTAAATAAAAGATTAGTTAATTAATCAAGCAACTAAAATTGTATCAAAGAGTCTGACCTGCCCAAACTGATGATCTCGCACAAGAGAATGGCAGAAGAAAGGGTTGTGAATATCAGAGCCAAAGGAGTTGACATGGCAAGGAAAACTGGACCCTTCTTCTCCACCACCCATGATTGTAAGTAGAATGAAACACCAGTCACCATAACTCCCTGTTACATTCATTAGTTTTAACTTATTTCTCTGGAGATCATAAAACATGGTCAAGAAAGAAagtaatttttggaagtgaatTATTATTACAGAATAAGCCACGGCAACAAGTCTGACATTCCACCCGAGCCTCCACTCATAAGGATCTCTAACAAAAGCAATGGCGACGACAAAGGACTGAACAGTGCTGGAAAGGCACTGGAGAGTTGTGAAGAGAAGAATCGAAGGGTAGGTTTTCAGAACTCGCGTCTGCAGTTTTCAATTAATTAGTATTGCTTCTGTTTCTGCTTCTGCTTAATTAtgaaaaatgtatgtatatatatatatacctgtaAGACGAGCCACAAGCCGAAAAAGGTGTTGGAAGTAAGCATGATAAAAACACCTTTTATCCATGACTTTCCGGAAGAAACATGGACATTATTGTGAAGGTGATGGTGGCACAAGAGCTGGAAATGAGGTCCTTTGTAAAACGCTAGAGTGGCTGTTCCTGCCAAGCAAACTAGTATCCCGGCCAACTTCGCCATCCCTGGTTTTGTTCTCAATTTCAAACTCTCCATCCTAATCAATTACCGGTTAATATGTTTGGTGAGCACACACTACTACTCCAGTAGTACAAATTGAGATAAAAAATGCTAACGATTATAGTATTTTTTCCGAACCATCCCAAACGATGAGATGTACGtacgcacatgatccatatgaaatcgtgtgcgtcaatctcaatatttgggatagCGGAAACAAAAAAACATGAGATCTATAAGACTGCTGAATCGAGTTTAATTACTAACCCGTATACAAGTGCCAAAAGGAAAGTGATGACAGGGAGGCAATTAGTAGTTGCAGCGGCTAAAGTTGCCGATGTATAAACAAGGGCAACACCATACAAATCCAAGCTCGATGTAATCCTGCAGAAACCGCACGTTCATTAACTAAcaagaataattaattaatcaaattgtatagaaattaaTCTTACCCTAATAACGACAGCATAAAAATCTTTAAGAAGGTCCGGAAGCACAAGGGTGGCGCATTTTTCCTACATCCAAAGCAGATATTGATGAGATTAATTAAGTAATTACCAAGGGATTAGAGAGAAGTAGTCGAAAGAGTTGATTACCATTCAAAAACCAAAGCTATTGGGGCTAAGAAAATAGTTGACACAGCTTGTCTGTAGAAGACGAAGACAAAGTTGTTCATGCCACCATTGAATGCGGCCTTTGAGAGCAAGAACATCCCAGTATAGATGGATTGTACCAAAATAACTACCAAATAAGGCTTCTTTCCATCCATTGgtctatgcatatacatatattataccTACCTATAAATGTTCTTCTGCTATAAATAGAATATATTGAAACCATGCTGAAGGCTATTATATAGACATATAGATGGATATCTAATGAAGACAATTGCCAAGTGAAAGCTACATGCTTCTTCATATGTCATATGTTTTAGCTGCTTTAAAGTGAGTGGCCACCAGTTAAAGCAGCTAAAACATATGTATACACTAATTAATAGTCAACTTAATCAtgagttttatatatatatacactatttaTTAGTTAGCAATTAGGAGATCATACTTATAACTTATGTACATAATCTTCTGagttttactttatttaatgaTATTCATATTTGAttcctaatttttctttttatacatttaatataaattaatgtattattggctttttctttttcttggcttTGATTAAACAAACATTAATTGAAAGGTTCTTGTTCCCCCCCTTCACTTTTGCACCTCTTTACATGTCTTTGAAGCACTAGTTCATGTCCACAGCTTTAGATGCTTAAATTAATGCTTGTTAATTGCAGAAGGGCTAAGAAAATTGAAGCATCAATGaaaagttaggtctcaaatgtGATCAAAATATCATCCTATTATATTTTCAAGAATAGCATATATATGTCTTCCAAAATATTCATCATTGACCAAATAATTCGAGCTGGCAGGTCACTTTATTTACATTAGCTGAAGCACTCAAGTCTTGTCGTATGAAGAAAAAGagattcttctcaaaaaaataaataaactaagCATGTGTTATGCTAAAATCAATTCACAATCGATTGACTAAACCAAACACAAGATTCAAGCTAAACAACGGTAGAGAATGAAGCAAAACAGTAAAAGATGCAAGTAAATCAACAAAACAGTAAAAGACGCAAGAGATTTACGTGATTCGATAAAAGCCTACATCCACAGGCCACAGatatcaaatattcattggAAAAGATTACAATGAGTGAAACTCACACCTTATAAGAGGTCTAAAGTTTCTCTCTCAAGAAAGGCTCTTTCACTCTATTTTGCCCCTCTCTCTCAACCATCACTGATTCACTGTTATTATAAGAAAACCCTACGTACGAAATTCTTATTTGTAACAATCCTATTCACATTAATTGCGATTTTGTCCAACTTATTTTTGAGCCAATTCCCACAGCATCATATATCcatctatatgtatgtatatatgtataatatattaattcaaTTAATTGCCTCTAATATAGTAAGCTCCAAGAAATGGAAAATGTGGTGATCACTCAATTCTTCAAAACTCTAGCTTTGTAAAGAAAGTCGAGCATCAATTCTTCAATAAAGATTTTGCATATATGGTCCTGAATCTTGTTTGAAAAAACAACTTGATCTCTTGGCACTTGTGTTGGAACTTTCAAAATCTAGACCCCTTAAGTCTCACATCATAAAAAGTTGTGTTTATATATGGCATGTCCCGATTCTTTGATTGACTGTCAAAACAATTTCTATCACAGTGCAAATCATCCACAAGGCCATACCCAATCCTTAGTTTTATTAAAGCTAATTACTACGCGTGACATAAAGAGCGGCTTTAATTAATTAGATGTGACTATTGATGATTTTAATCAATTCAATGTTTGAAAATCACCACAAGGTTTGGAGAGAAGTGACCAATAATCATATAAAGTTTAATTTCCttgttttattcaaataaattcatcatgAATAAAATGTAATAATAGAACCAGCTGAAGTACTTTTTGGACGGCAAAATTGTTTATTCACTATAGTTACTATACACTTTGTtgctttcatatatatatatataagatatatGAAAGCAATTTCATGCATGTCGCGCTCAAGATTGAGGGCCATGCACATGCATGCAATTCCAAGGAAGATCGATGGGATTGGATATTGCTTTTGCATGATAAAGTAGTGTGATCGATGGTTACGCCACGTACGTGCAGCTTTGGCTTTGAATTGAAAGTAGCTAGCTAGGGCGAAAACCGATGTTGATAACTCGAATATTCACTTTGTTTACATCAAAAATTCCAATTATTAATTGGGACCTTCTTCCTTTGAATTTGCTTGGAAAGATCGTCACTAACTGGTTTACGGCCAGCCGGCCATAGTGAAATGGACATAAAGATTAAAGATGGATCATATGGTTAATGCGGATCTTGTGATTCATGCAAAGGAAACCCATGAGTttagtatttatttttcaaacccCATTTTAAGGTTCAGTCTACAACTCGATCTCTTCAACTTCAAATTGAGAACAAACTTATTTTGCACACGTTTGACATACTACTCCCCAATTAATTATTGGGGCTAAAGTAGCTACTTAGCCTGGTTGATTGAGTGACAAGGTGTGATCACAAGTTCTATTCCCACCAAGAGCTCTCTCAACGGTATATTCTCACAGGGCTACCAAGATAATGGTAGGTAAACCTAGTCAGGTCCGTTGTCAAAGTGGGCTAGTGACCCAAGGTTTGGATATGACTCTGCTATCACAAAATGACACGCTGAGATGGAGGTTCCCTCGGAAATAAAAGAAATACCTAGGATGGTAAATCAAAAGACTTTTGCGTATAAGACTAAATTTGTTGATAGTCACTAAGTTTGTGCCAAAATAGACTGCATTAAAGTTGATTTCGATGGATAAGGGAACTTTGGAAACTCTGaaatttttcacaatttttacaATTCTCATTCATTGGTGGGGAATAAGTCTAAtggataaaatataaaaatgtgaTATAATATGACACACCTACTACATCGTTAGAAAAGAATTGTGCACTCTGGGAATTATAGAGCCCCGCCAATTTTGATTAAGAGATACTCGCAAGGAATTCCTTTTTAAAAATTGGGCCGATCTTTCATTTAAGGCCTAAATTAGAGTGGGCCAAAGGGAGCATAGCAACACTCAAACTTGGGCTGCAACACCCTCTGGGGTGGCCTTTTGAGGCCCAATATTGAGGAGGTGCGTTCGATTCTCCAAAGTCCAAAGTCCAGTTCACCAACATGAAAGACCACACGCGCAGCACATGCGCTAGGGCTTAAGCGAGGGTTTTAGAtttctcccttcccttctcctgCCTTCTCAGTTCTCAATGTCTCTGACACACCTCCCGGAAAATGGACAACTCCAGAGAACGATTGAGAATCCATACCTGAAAGTGTGAAATGACCAAACAACCCTTCCTCCGATATCTCTTAAAATCCCCGGAACTCTAACCCTAATCCTCGAAATGAGATCCTTCTCTCCAAAATCCCTTCTTTCCCTCTCCACTTCTACTCCATTGCAATGTAGTCGTCCATACGCAATCCTAATTTCTCAGTTCTCTACATCTTCCACTCATCATCACTCCCTCTCTTACCCCTCGCGTCGCCACGAGGAGGAGTCTCGGAATGTTAGGGTTTCGGTGTGGTGGGACTTCGAGAATTGCCATGTGCCTGTTGGTGCGAACGTGTTCAAAGTCGCCCAGGCAATCACTGCAGCGGTTAGAGCCAATGGTATCAATGGTCCTGTCCAGATAACTGCTTTCGGGGATATGATGCAGCTCTCTAGAGCTAACCAGGAGGCGCTTTCCTCTACTGGGATTAGTTTGACTCACGTTCCTACTGGTTTGTTACTCTTCTTTTTTGCACTTTTTCCCCGTTTtattgatttaagtgaattattagttgaagattttgcatcattgaagtggaaaaataaaatttgtggaCTTGTGGTGGTGCTTTGGATTGTTATTCAGAGATAGGTGGAGCTGCGTTGTAAAAATGTCTAAATTGTGTACCTCAACCTTGACTGTTGAATGTTGGGGAAATGGCGTGCCTccgttttgatatttttttttaactttgaaCTCTAGGCAATTAAAAATGCTGAATGTATGATCTGGAATGTAGGATTATGAGACATTCCAGCAAATGCATGTTGCACAAATGATAATATTGCTTTGGTTGTGTGGCAACACAAGCATtgataggataagaaatgagattagtAGATTTGTGGTTGGAGTATCACTAATGGAAGATCAGATACGATAAAATTTTCTAAGAATGGTTCGTAAATCTATTACGTAAAAATGTTGATGCATCTGTTCTGCATCATTTGGTCTAATAAGATTCATAAGAATTTTCTGCCAATAAATTTGTGAGCTTTGGTGCCGAGGTCTTGGTATCTCATTTTCTAAATTTTCCTGCCAGTACAGGTGGAAAGAACAGTGCTGATAGGTCTCTTCTTGTCGATCTTATGTATTGGGTTTCTCAAAATCCTCCACCAGCACATCTTTTTCTAATTTCTGGTGACAGGGACTTCTCTAGCATTTTGCACCGATTAAGAATGAACAATTACAATATATTGCTTGCAAGTACAGATAAAGCTCCCGGTGTTCTCTGTTGTGCTGCAAGTATCGTGTGGCGTTGGAATGCTTTGGTTAAAGGGGAAAATCTAACTGGAAAACATTTTAACCAACCCCCTGATGGTTCTTGGTATGGCGAATATAACGTGCCTCTAGAAGACCCTTTCTCAATTCTTGAGCCACCAGCATGTTCACAGACTGATGATTTTTCTGAGCCTGGTTCAGACCATAAACTTCATCCAATACCAAAGACCATCGTAACGCAGATACACCATCTATTGAGTTTGTACCCTAAAGGAATCTCCATAACTGAACTCCGTTCAGAATTGGGGAAAACGAATGTGAGTTTAGATAAAGATTTGTACGGGTATAAAAGgttctctcattttcttcagTCAATGTCACACATTTTAAGACTTCAGTATGAAGGTGATGGTCAGTTTCTTGTGCGCGGCATCCCTTCAAGTGCTCCTGAACCATCTAACAATAGAAGACAGGATGCTACGACATCTTTAAAGTGCAATGCCGAGAGAAGAGCTACTGGATCCATGAATGAAAATTCATCAATGCCTCCAGTCACTGTACCTGATGTGAAAACACATCCAGGAAAAGTGCCACACTCCGCTCCTACTGTGGAGAATACTGTTGAAGTGGTAGCAAAGCAGACTGGAAAAAAAGTGCTAGAGCCCCCCCCACCTGCTGAGAAAACTATCAAAGAAGTTGTGAAGCAGACTACAAAAAAAGTGCAAAAGCCCTTGCCGGTTGATGAGAAAGTTCCAGAAGTGATTAATACACAGGAAACCGAGGGTGATTATTCTCCTAAGGTTGAACAGAATTCTGCATCTGAAGT is part of the Tripterygium wilfordii isolate XIE 37 chromosome 7, ASM1340144v1, whole genome shotgun sequence genome and encodes:
- the LOC120003032 gene encoding WAT1-related protein At5g64700; translation: MYMHRPMDGKKPYLVVILVQSIYTGMFLLSKAAFNGGMNNFVFVFYRQAVSTIFLAPIALVFEWKNAPPLCFRTFLKIFMLSLLGITSSLDLYGVALVYTSATLAAATTNCLPVITFLLALVYGMESLKLRTKPGMAKLAGILVCLAGTATLAFYKGPHFQLLCHHHLHNNVHVSSGKSWIKGVFIMLTSNTFFGLWLVLQTRVLKTYPSILLFTTLQCLSSTVQSFVVAIAFVRDPYEWRLGWNVRLVAVAYSGVMVTGVSFYLQSWVVEKKGPVFLAMSTPLALIFTTLSSAILLCEIISLGSILGGILLVAGLYSVLWAKSKEQKIIDTQNQCLEADKAGDQDLEQACK
- the LOC120001577 gene encoding uncharacterized protein LOC120001577 isoform X1, which gives rise to MRSFSPKSLLSLSTSTPLQCSRPYAILISQFSTSSTHHHSLSYPSRRHEEESRNVRVSVWWDFENCHVPVGANVFKVAQAITAAVRANGINGPVQITAFGDMMQLSRANQEALSSTGISLTHVPTGGKNSADRSLLVDLMYWVSQNPPPAHLFLISGDRDFSSILHRLRMNNYNILLASTDKAPGVLCCAASIVWRWNALVKGENLTGKHFNQPPDGSWYGEYNVPLEDPFSILEPPACSQTDDFSEPGSDHKLHPIPKTIVTQIHHLLSLYPKGISITELRSELGKTNVSLDKDLYGYKRFSHFLQSMSHILRLQYEGDGQFLVRGIPSSAPEPSNNRRQDATTSLKCNAERRATGSMNENSSMPPVTVPDVKTHPGKVPHSAPTVENTVEVVAKQTGKKVLEPPPPAEKTIKEVVKQTTKKVQKPLPVDEKVPEVINTQETEGDYSPKVEQNSASEVGFLKRIWKRWFGSNAGGPRMKTGNISDEINISEVSSENIHKTARNSCTDVETSEKIENGGRCAELHSRKVDVSPAMHSLFGIESTLDSKTTKSSEIHGEKSSTSSRFFSRIVNWCKFRSSSDLDTSGDQHSVTLNQSNSSAGKHEIFSLNSFWVDIESFIGTTRGSVLIVGSRGREQMAQNLQKKGPSVLKYLSENDLLQLVDMLISERKWVEECTSQDFPFRLAQCFQKNSSPGDSPASNESSSGDYQATNELSSLFLGNSS
- the LOC120002499 gene encoding terpene synthase 10-like, yielding MENYLWAIGMGFEPQFGYMRRMDTKLHQILTAVDDVYDIYGTLDELELFTDVIRRWDIDAIEQLPDYMKMVFFSVYHAVNGTAFTALKEQGLNIIPCLKKVWGALSKSYHIEAKWFYNGYKPTLAEYLKNGWVSVTLPIILISAYLVSSPLSKEVLESLPEYPDFIRHASMIIRMVDDIRTSAVWNLIDLLLSY
- the LOC120001577 gene encoding uncharacterized protein LOC120001577 isoform X2, with product MRSFSPKSLLSLSTSTPLQCSRPYAILISQFSTSSTHHHSLSYPSRRHEEESRNVRVSVWWDFENCHVPVGANVFKVAQAITAAVRANGINGPVQITAFGDMMQLSRANQEALSSTGISLTHVPTGGKNSADRSLLVDLMYWVSQNPPPAHLFLISGDRDFSSILHRLRMNNYNILLASTDKAPGVLCCAASIVWRWNALVKGENLTGKHFNQPPDGSWYGEYNVPLEDPFSILEPPACSQTDDFSEPGSDHKLHPIPKTIVTQIHHLLSLYPKGISITELRSELGKTNVSLDKDLYGYKRFSHFLQSMSHILRLQYEGDGQFLVRGIPSSAPEPSNNRRQDATTSLKCNAERRATGSMNENSSMPPVTVPDVKTHPGKVPHSAPTVENTVEVVAKQTGKKVLEPPPPAEKTIKEVVKQTTKKVQKPLPVDEKVPEVINTQETEGDYSPKVEQNSASEVGFLKRIWKRWFGSNAGGPRMKTGNISDEINISEVSSENIHKTARNSCTDVETSEKIENGGRCAELHSRKVDVSPAMHSLFGIESTLDSKTTKSSEIHGEKSSTSSRFFSRIVNWCKFRSSSDLDTSGDQHSVTLNQSNSSAGKHEIFSLNSFWVDIESFIGTTRGSVLIVGSRGRWHKICRRKDHRFLNISAKMICFSWWIC